The proteins below come from a single Ictidomys tridecemlineatus isolate mIctTri1 chromosome 8, mIctTri1.hap1, whole genome shotgun sequence genomic window:
- the LOC144366322 gene encoding uncharacterized protein LOC144366322, translating to MQPGCWGELLTYPGSRESSPPEGPDPFNQGGGGSSKCTPVRGTALPRGETPPTRVWGSIHHTPCQGDSPSRGENSPTWVSVGALKPLHAGSRGFLPEGREPSNRVSGGSSTAPRSRDSPLEGGEPSKPGVRGSSHCSRGRGNSPLEGGESSKWVVRRSSQSTPSGGDSHPKGQDPTNRDVRGSSHRTLGGGYSEQVWQNPSNQAVGGSSPRHPGWSGLAPRGGCPLDPQCTPDRRDYPLSGRRTLQPGYQGSPECTRSRGDYPLLGEESSIWDVGGSPLRTRREGPHLSLGETLPGVCRGNPHTTSPG from the coding sequence ATgcaacctgggtgttggggggagctcctaaCGTACCCTGGGTCAAGAGAATCCTCCCCCCCGGAGGGGCCAGACCCCTTCAATCAGGGTGGCGGGGGGAGCTCAAAGTGCACCCCGGTTCGAGGGACTGCCCTCCCAAgaggtgagacccctccaacccgGGTGTGGGGGAGCATCCACCACACCCCatgtcaaggggactccccctctaggggggagaacTCTCCAACCTGGGTTTCTGTGGGAGCTCTTAAACCACTGCATGCTGGGTCAAGGGGATTTCTGCCAGAGGGTAGAGAGCCCTCCAACAGGGTGTCGGGGGGGAGCTCCACTGCACCCAGGTCAAGGGACTCCCCCCTTGAGGGTGGAGAGCCTTCTAAACccggtgtcaggggaagctcccaCTGCAGCAGGGGACGAGGGAACTCCCCCCTCGAGGGTGGAGAGTCCTCCAAATGGGTTGTCAGGAGGAGCTCACAAAGCACCCCAAGTGGAGGGGACTCCCACCCCAAGGGGCAAGACCCCACCAACCgggatgtcagggggagctcccaccgcaccctgGGTGGAGGGTACTCTGAGCAAGTGTGGCAAAACCCCTCCAACCAGGCTGTCGGTGGGAGCTCTCCCCGACACCCCGGTTGGAGCGGTCTTGCCCCTCGAGGAGGGTGTCCCCTAGACCCCCAATGCACCCCGGATAGAAGGGACTACCCACTCTCGGGGAGAAGAACCCTCCAGCCTGGGTATCAGGGGAGCCCCGAATGCACCCGGAGTAGAGGGGACTACCCACTTTTGGGGGAAGAATCCTCCATCTGGGATGTTGGTGGGAGCCCCCTCCGCACCCGGAGAGAGGGGCCTCACCTCTCCCTGGGGGAGACACTTCCAGGCGTGTGTCGGGGGAACCCGCATACCACCtcaccagggtag